A stretch of the Clostridium fungisolvens genome encodes the following:
- a CDS encoding GntR family transcriptional regulator, which yields MTIIIKNSSGIPIYEQIKEQVKESILNDEINEGDILPSIRQLAADLKVSVITTTRAYTELEQEGYIINVQGKGCYVAPKDSELIREQLLRRIEDGFNAAINAARIAKLSREELQKLFEFTLEGNQYE from the coding sequence TTGACTATAATAATCAAAAACTCCTCCGGAATTCCGATTTATGAGCAAATCAAAGAACAGGTCAAAGAGTCTATTCTGAACGATGAGATAAATGAAGGCGATATATTGCCTTCAATTCGTCAACTGGCTGCGGATTTGAAGGTCAGCGTCATTACTACTACAAGAGCATACACAGAACTTGAGCAAGAAGGCTATATAATTAATGTACAAGGCAAGGGGTGTTATGTTGCTCCAAAAGACAGTGAGCTGATACGAGAACAACTTCTCCGCAGAATTGAGGATGGCTTCAATGCTGCGATAAATGCAGCTCGGATTGCAAAACTATCACGGGAAGAATTACAAAAACTATTTGAATTTACATTGGAGGGAAATCAATAT
- a CDS encoding DUF1659 domain-containing protein, with translation MAVSKLLDSTSFSIEVESGTDKTGAKIYKKKNFSGIKKSATPENVFAVADAIKAVLSAGTRDYYLNEASKIVNA, from the coding sequence ATGGCAGTAAGTAAACTTTTAGACTCAACTTCATTTTCAATCGAGGTTGAAAGCGGAACCGACAAAACAGGTGCAAAGATCTACAAAAAGAAGAATTTCTCTGGAATAAAAAAGAGTGCAACACCTGAAAATGTATTTGCAGTTGCCGATGCTATCAAAGCTGTTTTAAGTGCTGGTACTAGAGACTATTACTTAAACGAAGCATCAAAAATAGTAAATGCATAG
- a CDS encoding DUF2922 domain-containing protein encodes MEYTLSLTFINTAGDKASLSIAGVKPDITKAEVNALMDTIIAKDVFENKGVSLASKYGAQLSQRQTTKFDL; translated from the coding sequence ATGGAATACACATTATCTTTAACCTTCATTAATACCGCTGGGGACAAGGCCTCACTAAGTATAGCAGGTGTTAAGCCTGATATAACAAAAGCCGAGGTAAATGCACTTATGGACACCATCATAGCTAAAGATGTATTTGAAAACAAAGGTGTTTCTTTAGCTTCAAAGTACGGTGCACAGCTTTCTCAAAGACAGACTACTAAGTTTGATCTTTAA